A window of Citrus sinensis cultivar Valencia sweet orange chromosome 7, DVS_A1.0, whole genome shotgun sequence contains these coding sequences:
- the LOC102608173 gene encoding uncharacterized protein LOC102608173 produces MPVALTIPSCHHCCQKLNNRISPSLFLFSRCSKTMVTSGSSSNNNAGAFTTIKETVTFEKEIKKSKFIAIAGPISNEQSAQSFLSQVSDPRATHNCWAYKVGNQYRSNDDGEPSGTAGKPIHSAIVSSGLDRIMVVVTRYFGGIKLGTGGLVRAYGGVASECLRNAPTILVKSRVPMGVEVPFELLGILYHQLQLFQVEDTNQDYDTGKDGIAMVTFKVDFDRAENLEDAIKNNCRRDLVFYKH; encoded by the exons ATGCCTGTGGCATTAACAATACCAAGCTGCCACCATTGCTGCCAGAAGCTAAACAATCGCATTTCTCCCTCACTATTTCTTTTCAGCCGCTGCAGTAAAACAATGGTGACCTCCGGCAGCAGCAGTAACAATAATGCAGGCGCTTTCACGACAATCAAAGAAACAGTCACATTcgagaaagaaattaaaaagagcaAATTCATCGCCATAGCCGGCCCCATCTCCAACGAACAATCCGCCCAATCCTTCCTTTCGCAG gtCAGTGATCCTCGTGCTACTCACAATTGCTGGGCATATAAG gTTGGAAATCAATACCGGTCTAATGATGATGGTGAACCATCGGGAACAGCTGGAAAACCTATTCATTCTGCAATTGTTTCTTCAGGTTTAGATAGAATCATGGTTGTAGTCACAag GTATTTTGGAGGTATAAAACTGGGTACTGGGGGACTAGTTAGGGCTTATGGTGGAGTGGCATCCGAATGCTTAAGAAATGCTCCTACAATTCTTGTGAAATCTAGG GTTCCAATGGGTGTGGAGGTTCCATTTGAACTTCTTGGAATTTTATACCATCAG CTGCAATTGTTTCAAGTTGAGGACACCAACCAAGATTATGATACTGGTAAAGATGGAATCGCCATGGTAACTTTCAAAGTTGATTTTGATCGGGCTGAGAATTTGGAGGATGCTATCAAAAACAATTGTAGGCGAGATCTTGTGTTCTATAAACACTGA